DNA sequence from the Maribacter dokdonensis DSW-8 genome:
ATATCTCAATCCTACTTGTGCTTGCCATCTAGACAACAGACTTGCATCGTACCCAAATGTCTCTGTCAATTCAGGATTAAATGTGTAGGTAGGCACATTAGTATCCGGATCAACAGTTACACCAACAGGTTGAACATTATTTGGCTGTTGTACCAAGCCCCAATCAGAACTGATCAAATTACCTATGTTCAATACATCTACACTAAATTGTATAGTATTGGTTTTTCCTTCGGATACAGTGATTTTGTAATCTTGCAAGAATTTTACATCCCATCTTCCTCTCCATGGTGCTAAAGCTCCGTAACGCTCTGCATACTGACCTCTACGGTCACTTAAGTAATCATCTTGTGCAATATAGGCATCAAAAGCAGCTCCTTGACCTGCACCGGAAAATTGCATTTGACCAATTTCAGCTGAGGTTGGAACATAAATAAGGTCATTAATACCAGATCCATCACCATTGATATCACCGCCGTACGTATAATTGAACCTACCACCTTGTGCATATTCAAAGAATGTGGAAAGTGTAGATGCCCATTTACCATTACCATACTCCCAGTTTTTGCTAGCTACACCAATAAACCTATGTTTATCACCATATTTTGATGGTGCTAATATATCTGCGTTGGCGTCATTAATAATTGGGTTACCTGCAAAAGCATCTGAAGTAATTTCTGCTTCAATGGAGTTTACATCCTTGGCATCTAAATAACTATAAGCCAACATTGTATACAGACCATTATTAAAGTTTTTCTGGGCCTTCAAAGATGCATTCCAAATTCTTCCTTTATTTGAGTTGGTAAATACATATGGACCAGCACCTAAACCAAAGCTGTTCAATAAATCATCAGCAGTATAGGTTGCTCTTGTATCTACACCTGATAAATTACCAGATGGTGATGTCAATGCCCAGTTTTGAACGTGTGGACCATTGATATCTTTTGTATAAGAAAGGTCTGCAGTAAGCACCATACCATCATCTAAACGCTTATCAACACCTAAATTAGTTCTCCATACTTGTGGAAATTTGTAATCTGGATCAACTGCCTGCAAGAAAAATACATCTGGATTAGCAATTTGATTTCCTAACCATACAAATGGAAAACGTCCTGTAAACAAACCTGATCCACCACGAAGCTGTAGCGACTTATCCCCATTTACATCATAGTTAAAACCTACTCTTGGGGAAATTAGCCAATCATTAGTTGGCATTTGTGTATTATCAATAAAAACCGTTTCGCCTGTATTAGGGTTTTCATAAGGTTGATCAGCAATTACAAAACCTCTATCAATAACATCTTGTGCTTTCTGTGCGGAATCAAAAAACAAAGGCTTATCAAAACGTACACCATAGGTTAATTTAAATTTCTCGTTTACGTTCCATTCATCTTGTACATAAAAAGCCAATTGACCTACATTTGTTTCTGCCAATGCCCAACCTTCGCCATCTGGTACAGCGTTATTGGCATTAAATGTTGCTTGCGGTCCTGCAAAGTCATACGTAGTTGCATCGAAATCAGCTATATCTACGCTTCCAAATTTTGAAAAACCATACGCCGTAAGGTTAAATGAATTATCGAACATGAATTTCTCAAGAGAAAACCCTACCGTATACGTATGATCTCCTTTATAAAAATTCAGGTTGTTCGTAATTTGAAATACCTTTTGATCCAATCTATTGTGAGCAGAAAATGGTTCATGACCTGCAATAATGTAATTAGACCCATCTTTAGCAATATTGATTGATGGAGCAGGAGACGAAAATGGATTTCTATAATCATTAAAATGAGTATACCCCACTTGAAGCTTGTTAGATGCTGTCTCAGATAATGATGAATTCAATTCCACCTGAACAGATTTAAGCTCGTTATTTTGCTCATAACCAGAATTTTGAAACTGTAGCGTATTTGCATTAGGACCTCTAAACTGTATTGCCGTAGGGTGTGCCGGTTTTTGCTTGGATGCATTCAAAAAGTTATAAATCACCGCTAAACGATTATTATCGTTTATGTTCCAGTCCAATTTAAAAAGACCTTTTGTAGATTCTGCATCATGGGTAAAACCTTCATAAGCACCTGGATCGTATCCTACTGCCAGTAATTGATCCCTAACAGCTATTAAATCACTTTCCAATACTCTAGATTCATTGATAGCTCCCGAACCTGTGTTTGGTACCCAGCCATTAGTTCCTAAATCTGTTCTCTCATCTCTTTCGAAATTAGCGAAAAAGAATAGTTTGTTCTTCACTACCGGACCACCAATACTCACACCGTATTGACTTTGGTCTAATTTTGGTTTTACAATGTCATCACCTTTGATTTTTCCCCCGGTCATATCTTCATTTCTGAAAAAACCGTAAACCGTACCGTGAAATTCGTTAGATCCACTCTTGGTTACGGCATTAACTGAAGCCCCCGTAAAACCGGACTGAGTTACATCATAAGGTGCTGTTGATACTTGAATTTGTTCAATAGCATCCAATGAAATTGGTTGAGAATCTGTCTGACCTCCTGGTGTAGCTGCATCTAACCCAAATGGGTTATTGAAAATTGCTCCATCTAGAGAAAAATTATTGAATTGGTCATTTCTACCACCAAACGAATTTCCGCTTGCTGTTGGCTCTAAACGTGTAAAATCTGCAGCAGAACGTGAAATTGTAGGTAAACGCGTCAACTCTCTTCTACCCACACTAGTTTCTGCACCAGTTCTATCACTACTAAAAGTACCAGAACGATCAGATACTACCGTGACCTCGTCCAATGCTTGACTTTCACTTGCCAATTTAACATCAACGTTAAATGTTTGGCCTAATGATAAATTAACATCTGTAAGTAAATAAGGTTTAAATCCTACATAAGAGATTTCTACCGTGTAAGGACCACCAACACGAAGGTTAAGTAGGTTAAATCTACCATCTTCGTTAGAAATAGAACCATACTTAGTACCTGTAGGGGTATGTATAGCTACAATATTTGCTCCAAATAGTGGTTGATCTTGGTCATCCATTACCAAACCTCTAATGTTAGAGGTGGTAACCTGACCGTAAGTTGCGCTTACAAAAAGCAACAACAACAATTGAAAAAACAAGTTGTTTTTCATGGAATTTTTGGTTTAGAGTTATTTATGAGTTCTTTAACAAAAATACCAAAAAAAAAGAGCTATGCACGCATAGCTCTTTAAAGTTATTAACTTAGAGAGTTAATTATTTCTGCTCGGCAACAACTTCGAAACCAAAATCAACAATTACCTCGCGGTGTAATCTGATTTGAGCATTATAAGGACCGGTTCTTTTAACGGCACCACCTTGTATGCTAATATATTTCTTGTCAATTGCGTGACCTTCTTTTTCAAGAGCACCAGCTAAATCACCATTTGTAACGGAACCGAACAATTTGTCGGCAGCACCTGTTTTAGCGGTAATTTTTAATTCTAAAGCTTTTAATGCCTCTTCAGTTTTCTTAGCTGCATCAATTACTTTTTTCTCCTTATGTGCTCTTTGTTTTAAATTTTCAGCTAAAACTTTTTTAGCTGAAACCGTAGCCATAGTAGCTAAGCCTTGTGGTATAAGGAAATTTCTTCCGTAACCGTTCTTAACATTTACTACGTCGTCTTTAAAACCTAAATTTTGTACGTCTTCTTTTAATATAAGCTCCATGATTCTTTGTCTTATTATTTTAATAAATCAGCAACATATGGCATTAAAGCCAAATGACGAGCTCTTTTTACGGCTTGTGCCACTTTTCTTTGATACTTCAATGAAGTTCCTGTAAGTCTTCTAGGTAACAATTTACCTTGCTCGTTTACCAACTTCAATAAAAAATCAGCATCTTTATAATCTACGTATTTAATACCAGATTTTTTAAAACGACAATACTTTTTCTTAGTGTTGGTCTCAATGTTCAATGGAGTTAGATACCTGATCTCTCCATCTTTCTTTCCTTTTGCCTGTTGTTGTAATGTTGCCATAATACTTAAGCTTTAGCGGTTTTGTTTCTTGTTCTTCTTTTTTCTGCCCATGCAATTGCGTGCTTGTCCAATTTAACGGTCAAGAAACGCATAACACGTTCATCTCTTCTAAATTCCTGCTCGTAAGGTGATACTACCTCACCATCGCTAGTGAATTCAAACAAGTGGTAAAAGCCACTCTTTTTGTTTTGAATAGGATAAGCTAATTTCTTTAGCCCCCAATTCTCTTTAGCTACCATTTTGGCGCCATTGTTAATTAAGAAATCTTCAAATTTCTTAACTGTTTCCTCTATCTGAACATCAGATAGAACGGGATTCAAAATGAAAACAGTTTCGTAATGGTTCATATTATATTTGTTTTTAAGGAGTGCAAAAATAGATATTTTTTTAAAATAAATATAAGAAATGCAAATATTCTTCGTTATTGAATGGTATTAACATTTAAAAATTAAACCAAATCTTAAATATATCATCATTACCAATTACACGATCAACAGCGCATTGTTCACATCTTTTGTTGCAGTTCAGCATGTTTTTTCGGTTCTTTGTCGATGATTTAACCCCACAAATCAACCCTTATGAAGTTAAGAAGTATCATCGTTGACGACTCATCTATGCAAAGGATGGCCGTTGCCAAGTTGGTAAACAATCATCCAAATTTAACTATGGTAGCTGAATATAGTAATGCTATCGAAGCTAAAAATGGAATCAAGAACCATGAGATAGATCTTATATTCCTTGATGTTGAAATGCCAATTATTACAGGATTCGACCTACTCGAGTCACTAGAAAACAGTCCTCAGGTAATTTTAATTACCGGTAAACCTGATTATGCCCTTAAAGCATTTGATTATGATGTAACGGATTATTTACATAAACCGATTACCATGGCACGTTTTGATGCCTCTGTAAAAAGAGCCGTTGCCAATTACGAACAAATGCATAGAGTCAATGAAGACGAAGAGCATATTTTTGTAAAAAGTAACCTCAAGAAAAGAAAGGTCATTTTAAATGATATTAAGTGGATCGAAGCTCTTGGTGACTATATTAAGTTGGTAACAGACGAAGCTAATATTGTAATCTTATCAACAATGAAGTCTTTTGAAAAGCAATTGCCAGAAGATAAGTTTTTAAGAATTCACAAATCATATATCATTAACCTAGAAAAGGTTGAAAAATTCAACAGTAAAAATGTTGAAGTTAGCGGTAGATCAATTCCGTTAAGTAGAAATAAGAAAACAGAACTTGCCGAAGCGCTTAGTAACGTATAATATATGGTATAATTTTACTCTCAAAAAAAGACCGCTGATCAGCGGTCTTTTTTTTATATATGGTCTACATTATAAATAACCCGAACACTTCTATACATAGCTACAGATTTAAATGACTTCTCTATTCTTCTAATATTCGCTTTTGTCTGTACCAAAGAATTTGCCTTTTGAACCTTTACTACTATATGCTTTAAGTACTGATTTCTAATTCTTGCTACCGGTGGGTATTCCGGTCCTAATACCGTACCGCCAAAATTGGTACGCAATGCACTTGTAAACCAATCTGCAGCCTCATTAAGCACATTGTAGTTTTTATGCTTGAACGTTACTTTTATAATTCTATTTACGGGAGGGTATTTAAACTGTTCTCGCTCATATAGCTGTTCTTTATACATATTCACGTAATCACCCGTTGTCACCTGTTTTAATATTTGATGGTACGGATTATAGGTTTGTATTAAAACCTTTCCCCTTTTCTTGGTTCGCCCTGCCCTACCTGATACTTGAGTTAACAATTGATAGGTTTTTTCATGCGCTCTATAATCAGGGAAATTCAATAATGAATCTGCATTCATTACCCCAACCAAATTCACATTTCTAAAATCCAGGCCTTTGGTCAGCATTTGGGTACCCACCAAAATTTCCAGCTCTTGTTGCTCAAAGGCATTAATTATCTTTTCATAACCATGTTTGCCACGAGTAGTATCCAAATCCATTCTCCCTACCTTAGCCTCTGGAAATAACTCCTTAACTTCCTTTTCTATTTGTTCTGTGCCAAATCCTTTGGTATCCAATTCTGGACTACCACAAGCAAAGCAAGCTTCTGGTAATGCCGTATGATGACCGCAATAATGACAGCGTAATTGGTTCCTATATTGATGGTAGGTTAAACTTACATCACAATTTGGACATTGGGGAGAATGACCACATGTTAAACACTCCATCAATGGTGCAAACCCCCTTCTATTTTGAAAAAGTATGATTTGAGAACCCTCCTTTAGGGTTTCTTCCATCTCCAAAAAAAGACGTTCGGAAAAATGTCCTTTCATTTTTCTTTTCCTTTGCGCTTCTTTTATATCAACCAATTCCATATCTGGCATTAGCACATTGCCATAACGCCTGGTAATTTCAGCATAACCATATTTACCGGTTTGGGTATTGTAATAACTCTCTACACTGGGCGTTGCAGAACCCAATAAAATATTCGCTTTATGAAAATGCCCTAAAACAATAGCCGCATCTCTTGCATGATATCTTGGTGCCGGATCAAATTGCTTAAATGAACTCTCATGCTCCTCATCAACAATTATAAGCCCCAACTTACTAAAGGGCAGATACATTGCCGATCTTGCACCAATTACAAGCTGAGCCTTGGGTTTAGACTGTAATACATTTTGCCAAACCTCTACCCTTTCCTGTACATTATATTTTGAATGATATATGGCTATTTTCTCACCAAAATATTCTTGGAGTCTACTAATAAGCTGAGTAGTTAACGCTATTTCCGGTAACAGATACAATACTTGCAAGCCTTTTTCCAGACATTCTTCAATCAATTTCACATAAACTTCAGTCTTACCGGAGGAAGTCACACCTTTTAACAACGTAACCTTACCCGCCTCAAAAGAAGATTTGATATCAGCTAAAGCCGCTTCTTGATATTCATTTAGATCTTTAGACTCAGAATTATCATTTTCCCCTTCATAATTTACTCGGTCGGTCTTAATAAAGTACTCTTCTAAAATCCCCTTATCAACTAATGATTTTATTACCGCTTTTGAAGAATTGCTAGCTTTCTCTAACTCAGAAACCTTAATAGGTTTTTGA
Encoded proteins:
- the rplI gene encoding 50S ribosomal protein L9; protein product: MELILKEDVQNLGFKDDVVNVKNGYGRNFLIPQGLATMATVSAKKVLAENLKQRAHKEKKVIDAAKKTEEALKALELKITAKTGAADKLFGSVTNGDLAGALEKEGHAIDKKYISIQGGAVKRTGPYNAQIRLHREVIVDFGFEVVAEQK
- a CDS encoding LytR/AlgR family response regulator transcription factor, whose product is MKLRSIIVDDSSMQRMAVAKLVNNHPNLTMVAEYSNAIEAKNGIKNHEIDLIFLDVEMPIITGFDLLESLENSPQVILITGKPDYALKAFDYDVTDYLHKPITMARFDASVKRAVANYEQMHRVNEDEEHIFVKSNLKKRKVILNDIKWIEALGDYIKLVTDEANIVILSTMKSFEKQLPEDKFLRIHKSYIINLEKVEKFNSKNVEVSGRSIPLSRNKKTELAEALSNV
- the rpsR gene encoding 30S ribosomal protein S18 produces the protein MATLQQQAKGKKDGEIRYLTPLNIETNTKKKYCRFKKSGIKYVDYKDADFLLKLVNEQGKLLPRRLTGTSLKYQRKVAQAVKRARHLALMPYVADLLK
- the rpsF gene encoding 30S ribosomal protein S6 translates to MNHYETVFILNPVLSDVQIEETVKKFEDFLINNGAKMVAKENWGLKKLAYPIQNKKSGFYHLFEFTSDGEVVSPYEQEFRRDERVMRFLTVKLDKHAIAWAEKRRTRNKTAKA
- a CDS encoding TonB-dependent receptor, which produces MKNNLFFQLLLLLFVSATYGQVTTSNIRGLVMDDQDQPLFGANIVAIHTPTGTKYGSISNEDGRFNLLNLRVGGPYTVEISYVGFKPYLLTDVNLSLGQTFNVDVKLASESQALDEVTVVSDRSGTFSSDRTGAETSVGRRELTRLPTISRSAADFTRLEPTASGNSFGGRNDQFNNFSLDGAIFNNPFGLDAATPGGQTDSQPISLDAIEQIQVSTAPYDVTQSGFTGASVNAVTKSGSNEFHGTVYGFFRNEDMTGGKIKGDDIVKPKLDQSQYGVSIGGPVVKNKLFFFANFERDERTDLGTNGWVPNTGSGAINESRVLESDLIAVRDQLLAVGYDPGAYEGFTHDAESTKGLFKLDWNINDNNRLAVIYNFLNASKQKPAHPTAIQFRGPNANTLQFQNSGYEQNNELKSVQVELNSSLSETASNKLQVGYTHFNDYRNPFSSPAPSINIAKDGSNYIIAGHEPFSAHNRLDQKVFQITNNLNFYKGDHTYTVGFSLEKFMFDNSFNLTAYGFSKFGSVDIADFDATTYDFAGPQATFNANNAVPDGEGWALAETNVGQLAFYVQDEWNVNEKFKLTYGVRFDKPLFFDSAQKAQDVIDRGFVIADQPYENPNTGETVFIDNTQMPTNDWLISPRVGFNYDVNGDKSLQLRGGSGLFTGRFPFVWLGNQIANPDVFFLQAVDPDYKFPQVWRTNLGVDKRLDDGMVLTADLSYTKDINGPHVQNWALTSPSGNLSGVDTRATYTADDLLNSFGLGAGPYVFTNSNKGRIWNASLKAQKNFNNGLYTMLAYSYLDAKDVNSIEAEITSDAFAGNPIINDANADILAPSKYGDKHRFIGVASKNWEYGNGKWASTLSTFFEYAQGGRFNYTYGGDINGDGSGINDLIYVPTSAEIGQMQFSGAGQGAAFDAYIAQDDYLSDRRGQYAERYGALAPWRGRWDVKFLQDYKITVSEGKTNTIQFSVDVLNIGNLISSDWGLVQQPNNVQPVGVTVDPDTNVPTYTFNPELTETFGYDASLLSRWQAQVGLRYIF
- the priA gene encoding replication restart helicase PriA, translated to MLNFVNVILPIPLERSFTYAISDEEALVLQPGMRVAVPFGKSKIYTAIIYSVHQNPPEAYEAKEIHEILDDYPIVTPFQLKHWEWIASYYMCTLGEVVRSALPGAFLLESETLILRNTAYEIDENELLDDEFLVFEALQHQSILKVQEVSAIIERKNVLPILQRLLDKNVIVLKEEVYEQYKPKLVRYVKLGAKHTSDQKLEELLNSLTRAPKQSQVVLSLFQLQGKSQKPIKVSELEKASNSSKAVIKSLVDKGILEEYFIKTDRVNYEGENDNSESKDLNEYQEAALADIKSSFEAGKVTLLKGVTSSGKTEVYVKLIEECLEKGLQVLYLLPEIALTTQLISRLQEYFGEKIAIYHSKYNVQERVEVWQNVLQSKPKAQLVIGARSAMYLPFSKLGLIIVDEEHESSFKQFDPAPRYHARDAAIVLGHFHKANILLGSATPSVESYYNTQTGKYGYAEITRRYGNVLMPDMELVDIKEAQRKRKMKGHFSERLFLEMEETLKEGSQIILFQNRRGFAPLMECLTCGHSPQCPNCDVSLTYHQYRNQLRCHYCGHHTALPEACFACGSPELDTKGFGTEQIEKEVKELFPEAKVGRMDLDTTRGKHGYEKIINAFEQQELEILVGTQMLTKGLDFRNVNLVGVMNADSLLNFPDYRAHEKTYQLLTQVSGRAGRTKKRGKVLIQTYNPYHQILKQVTTGDYVNMYKEQLYEREQFKYPPVNRIIKVTFKHKNYNVLNEAADWFTSALRTNFGGTVLGPEYPPVARIRNQYLKHIVVKVQKANSLVQTKANIRRIEKSFKSVAMYRSVRVIYNVDHI